From Apium graveolens cultivar Ventura chromosome 9, ASM990537v1, whole genome shotgun sequence, the proteins below share one genomic window:
- the LOC141686642 gene encoding protein phosphatase 2C 51-like has translation MMRNQDIVNSEDEYTNTPALPQNKSENTNNVADTNKQINGNGKVVNYDSHGSISVKGRRKYMEDALTVDLGFLMWESNNYDYFGVYDGHGGSEVARACRDHLHLLVKNEVEKQAGKIIDWEKVMVTSFLRMDEHVLAEGVEGSTGSTAIVVVVGEEVLVVANCGDSRGVLSRSSTVVPLSFDQSLIDRMS, from the exons ATGATGAGAAACCAAGATATAGTTAATTCAGAAGATGAATACACAAACACACCTGCTCTGCCCCAAAATAAGTCTGAGAATACAAATAATGTAGCAGATACAAATAAACAAATAAACGGTAATGGTAAAGTTGTGAACTATGATTCACATGGTAGTATCTCGGTGAAGGGAAGAAGGAAATATATGGAGGATGCTTTGACGGTAGACTTGGGGTTTTTAATGTGGGAATCAAATAATTATGACTATTTTGGTGTGTATGATGGTCATGGTGGCTCAGAAGTAGCTCGGGCTTGTCGTGACCACTTACACCTGTTGGTTAAAAATGAGGTCGAAAAACAGGCAGGGAAAATTATAGACTGGGAGAAGGTAATGGTCACAAGTTTTCTTAGGATGGATGAACATGTGCTTGCTGAAGGAGTTGAGGGTTCAACAGGATCAACTGCGATTGTTGTTGTGGTTGGGGAGGAGGTTTTGGTGGTTGCTAACTGCGGAGATTCCAGAGGTGTTTTGTCACGTTCATCCACTGTTGTGCCATTGTCTTTTGATCAAAG CCTGATCGACCGGATGAGTTGA
- the LOC141684201 gene encoding uncharacterized protein LOC141684201 — MVLSGTNLGVTLVNIETGTQSWVCRCKSDIFSVQLDQSEKIALCGLRNGAIVTIDVRQRPVNFARLTRQRILLHSHKTRESLSGCNQNTSKDWFELKGRICQSGTISMPSSISCLASLKLFEQYFLASSMDGSIKLYDHRMVQRGAVQCYEGNVNSHTHIQLGVDPSEKFVMSGGEDNKLRLWSIRSGELLLEEKLMSSTPSVVCWQKEDICARDGYIDDNHSHWGGAWLGSRDGLFRMRWS; from the exons ATGGTTCTCTCAG GAACCAACCTTGGAGTTACATTAGTGAATATCGAAACTGGAACACAGTCGTGGGTTTGTCGTTGCAAAAGCGATATTTTCTCAGTACAACTGGATCAATCC GAAAAAATTGCATTATGCGGACTGCGAAATGGAGCAATTGTGACCATTGATGTTCGTCAGAGACCAGTCAACTTTGCTAGACTTACTAGACAACGGATTCTTCTGCATTCTCACAAAACTAGGGAGTCTTTAAGCGGATGTAATCAAAATACTTCGAAAGACTGGTTTGAG CTTAAGGGGCGGATATGTCAATCTGGTACAATATCAATGCCTTCATCTATTTCCTG TTTGGCATCTCTTAAGTTGTTTGAGCAGTACTTCTTGGCGAGCTCCATGGATGGATCT ATCAAACTTTATGATCATAGAATGGTTCAGAGAGGGGCTGTACAGTGTTACGAGGGAAATGTGAATTCTCATACTCACATTCAGCTCGGAGTTGACCCATCAGAGAAATTTGTCATGTCAG GCGGGGAAGACAACAAATTGCGGCTTTGGAGTATTAGGTCGGGAGAACTACTATTGGAGGAGAAGTTAATGAGTTCTACCCCCTCAGTTGTTTGCTGGCAGAAAGAAG ATATCTGTGCAAGGGATGGATATATAGATGACAACCACTCTCACTGGGGGGGAGCCTGGCTCGGATCCCGGGACGGTCTCTTCCGTATGCGGTGGTCATAG